In Choloepus didactylus isolate mChoDid1 chromosome 18, mChoDid1.pri, whole genome shotgun sequence, the genomic stretch ACAAAATCAATGCTCTGCCTGAAACTAAGAGGGTAGGCAACACtagtttttctccctcttttctgcttgcttcatttttctttgccatAAAATCTTCCTTCCTACCCCTTAACTGTTGTATTCTATCAGGTTGTATTCTGAGTTCTCTTCCAATCCAGCATCATCCCACACCGTGCATTCTCCCTTGGTGACCCTATTCATTGCATGCCTTTAACCACTACCTGGGCATGGCTGACTGTCCACTTGGTTCTCTCTCCTTAGCTCTAGGCCTGTGCATTCTCTGTTGCCCATGGGGCCCCTAACTCCATCTGGAGGTTACCAGGTCCCCTAAAACTCAACTTGTGCAAACATGCTCCTCCCGAATTCCCCGTGTCTCAGTAAATGGCTCTACCTTCACCCAACATCCCAAGATTATCTCAACTTCCCCAGGTTACAACTGTGTACCCGGCACATTTTAGGTGCACAATCAAAGAATGAACAAATATCCTGCAAACAGGCTTACTTTTAGGTTTACCTCCTATTGCTCAAAAAAACTATACAGAACAAAACAGCTGTTTCATTCTATTTCATAACCAAAATGTGAATTTAGCACAAACCCCCTCACATAAAGAGCTTCAGCTCTTTCTCATCACTGTTTTAATTTTCCCTTGCTTTCATTTCAAAAACCAAACTCCATGGGGCCATCGAATCCCAGTCTCATGCATAGAATTGGCTCTAACTAGCCGCTTTTCCATGAAATGCACTCTGCTCTTCCTCCCAGGCCCTGAGATACACCCTCATTTCACCACCTCACCCTTCTACCTACTTACCTCCAAAATATACCTGTGCTCTTGGCATAGTCAATGTGGGCATCCAGGAAAGGCCAGAAATGAAGATGCAtccaaaaaaatgttttattcaacCTGGAATGTCCCATCAAGACTCTGGACGTTTAGCAAACGTCTTAGTTATTTACAAATGCTACATTTATTATCAGAGGCAGACCAAGGCCTCAGACAAAGGAATGCCACATCCCACTACATTATCATAATCTGGGTCAGAGAACACAGAGCCAAGAAAATTAAACTTAACACTCAACCATCAAACTATCGGTAATGACCTTCAGAGTCTAGAGTTGAAACCCAGGAGATGATGAACCTGGTTCTTTTGCTCAACCTCAATGGAAGTTAGATCTGAAACTGAATCTGTAGAATCATGACAAGTCAttcgatttcatttattttttacgtATTTAAAGTAAACACTCATTTCGCTTTTACCTTGAATAAGCTCTTCCATCTGGAGTAGTAGCCAAGCTATACTTCAGTTCCAACTGCATCTAGTGATAACGACAGCAGCTGATACTTGTTGAATGcttactatgagccaggcactgtgctatgcaCCCATGTATCACCTCATTTCACTGACATGGACTGGTCAGTTCTcagcagaaatggaaagccaTAGCCTACTAAGAACTGGGAAGATTTACATTCAGCTCTGCTAATGTGCATAAGCATCTACAATTTCAACGTATTTCTACCAGACTGAGAGGAGCCTCTGGCTCATCAGAGATGACTTCTTACACGGCAACTCTTCCAACTCAGATAAACTCACATGTTCTAACCTGCTTGCCTATAAACTGGGATTTGAAAGGTTTTCACAATTCTGGGGGACCATGAAGAGGAAGACAGTGTTTTTAATCACaagaaaaggtaaaatttaaCTCTTATGTCTTGCAAGTGTTCAAAAACTATttgcagctttttattttttttaaggaagcaAACTGAACCTTGTAAGACTCACAAGGCAAGGAGGCCTGGCAAGTTTGCTCTCATCTCTCAAGCCTTCCTCTTCACCCCTGGGCAGACTCTATGCTCTAAAAAGGTTCTGGCAAAGCCTCTGGAGACAGCCAGCTCTTAAGAAGTGGTCCAGTTGAAGAAAGAGTCCATGAGGCTAAAAGTGTAACTTGGACCCCACCCTTAAACTTCAAAGGGAGCAGTCAGACCCTCCCAAAAAGGGCAAGGCTACCAGGTCCTCCTGAGGGCCGCTCAAGATCTTCTGACACCCAGGCAAGAGGTAGAGGAAGTGAGCTGGGATGCCTGGCTAGGGTGAGGGGAGGGAAACTGAGCCGAAACTGGGGAAGGTGGTGAAGTGGGGTGAGCCAGAGTCTTCTTAAGAAGCCCCGAGGATTTCGGGTGGGTGGGAGCTGGAAGGCGGCCTAGTTctcttcagagagagagagagagagagagagagagaaggaccaaatgagagaacaaaaaacTTCGACAGAACATGACTTTTGGCTTTCACCGGCGCCCTTGCAGGCAGCTCCCAAAGAAAGCCCACCAgacagggacagacagacagacagaccaaTGGAGCCACAGAGAGGCCGACCCACATGGGCAGGGGTTTGGAATGTTCCAGGGGGTGGGTGAGCTGCAAAGACTCTAACAATCACTTTGGAgacaattggacatccatatggaaaagataaaatagattgCTATCTCACAGCAGGCCtccaaataaattccagatgaacTAAAGACCTATAGGGAACAAGCAAAACTATTATGAAgcttttggaagaaaacataaaaggatAGCTTATGACCCTGGGGTAGGGAAAGATTTCtgtaaaaggaataaaacatgcaaaatataagGGAAAAGATGGATACCTTTGTCCACATTAAATCCCTATGACAATCTCATGTGacatcatatgcaaaataaaaagacaagccatagaCCGAGAAACAATATTTGCAACTCAAAGAACCAAGGCAAAATTCATAGAATATAAATGCCTacagatcaataagaaaaagagaaacaacacagGAGAAAAATGGgccaaaaaaatatgaacaggcaattcacagaggaagaaaagccaggaacaaaagaaaagtgagacaatgacaattaaaggcaatacatgatcctggacatgTTCTAATGAAGGAGGAGAGAtggttcaaaaggacattattgggacatatgaaaacactggaatatagactgtaagctttatatcaatgttaaatttcttgaacttgacaattGCACTTAAGGTGGACACACAAAGTGGAATatccttatttttaagaaatgtgcATGGctgtattaagtgttcaagggccatgatgtatacaatctatactcaagagttcagaaaatggattgttAGATAAGCAGATAGATAGGTGGATTGATATATTGAtgggtagatagaatgatacagtgCATGTGACAAAAGGTTAAAACTGATATATCTGGGTATGTGAGGGGATAGGGAtgtgctggagttctctgtgtggggtttgtattatttttttaactgccctgtaagtttaaaagtatttcaaaataaaaagcttaaaaaaaagaaagaaagaaaagcaaatcaacTTCACTAGTGATAATAACTGAATCCCATTCAGCATCTATGGAATTGACAAAAATTAACATCTGATAACCCAAGTGTAGAGACAGGAATTCTATTGCTGGAAGAGGGTAAATTGATACGACCATCTTGGAGAAAATATGCCAAACCTAGTAAAGTTGAAACTGCACATGCCCCTTCTAGAGACATTTTCCCTCATATTCATAGGTGGACAAGTCCTATGCTTCCTCTATCTAATAGGGAATAAGTGGAAAGAATCTAACCCCCTCTATTTGGAAATAGAATAAACTGATTTTATTCACTCAAtgaaatactatacagcagttaaagggaatgaaataaaTCTACACGTATCGATATGGCTAAATCACAAAAACCTAATGTATGGTGATAGGATGAAAAAAGCAGATCGCAAAAGGATATTACACTATGCcaccatttatataaatttttataaatacatatataaaataacatatataacataaaagttGCCGGTTTAACAATTTTAAGTGTAtacttcagtggtattaattacaatcatataaaatttcaaaacataaaaatactaaATAGTACTTGTATGTTTACAATTCTTcgtaaaataaaatttgaatttaagaaaagaaagttcGTTTGGACCCAGCATCTCTACCTAGCAGATCACGCAGAGCCTCTCACCTACCTATAATAGAGCGGATTAGCTCCACACACCTGTACCACTGCGTAGACCTGGCTTGTCCGCGAAAGCGGccccacctctcccctcccccatacTAGGGTCGCGACTCCGCGGTCCTCCCGCGGTTCTCAATGCGCAGGCGCGAAGCGCGGACTGGGAACAAGGGAAAGGAGGGCGTGGCCTCACTCTGCGCCTGTGCGGAATTCCAGCTGTGACTGCTGTGGGAGATAATGATGCCCAGGTTCGGATCACCAGCCCGCGGGCCGAGGGGAGGCCCATACTGCACACGCGCAGACCGAGCACCCGCGTCAAAAGACCGAGAGCGCGCTTCCCACGTCCTGCGCGCCCGGCTGCCAAGCGTTGGTCTCTGCTGTGACTCCCGCCCGGCGGGGGCTGAGTGCCCACGCCTGAAGAGCGATGCCCCGGGAGATCATCACCCTGCAGCTAGGCCAGTGCGGCAACCAGAGTGAGCGAGCGTCAGCTCCGGTTCTGCCCCTTCGGGTTCCACCCAAGTGCTTGGCATCCTGCcgtcctcctttccctcccatTAATCCCTATCCTAATATGCATGATGAACCGAGCCTTAGACCAAAAGCGGGCCCCAGGCTGTGATGGCTCCCGGACCCAGGCATCTTGGGCCGCCTCTCCCAGTGTGACAGTCTCTGACCCCGACCCTGGGCTCCTGGAGACCCTACGGCTCTAGCAGACCAGGcgcccttccccctccccccagttgGGTTCGAGTTCTGGAAACAGCTGTGCGCCGAGCATGGTATCAGCCCCGAGGGCATCGTGGAGGAGTTCGCCACCGAGGGCACTGACCGCAAGGACGTCTTTTTCTACCAGGTGCCCCCAGCGACTTGGCCAAGGCCCCAGTGGCCCAGGGGGCCTGAAGGGAAGGGCAGCGGCCCGGTACTGGGAAACCTGCTGGGTAGACGGGCCAGGGCTTGAGAAGGGAGGGCTGGCAGGAGCCAGAGTTGGGCGTTGGGAGCACTGGGCAGGCCCCAGCTGACTGGGCCTCCCCTGGACTCCGGTGGACAGGCAGATGATGAGCACTATATCCCGCGGGCCGTGCTGCTGGACCTGGAGCCCCGGGTGATCCACTCCATCCTCAACTCACCCTACGCCAAGCTCTACAACCCGGAGAACATCTACCTGTCGGAGCACGGTGGAGGAGCTGGCAACAACTGGGCCAGTGGATTCTCCCAGGTGCCCAGGCAGGCCATCCCAGAGACTCACCCCAGGTCAAGGCAGGTTTAAGCAGCCTGGGGATTCGACCAGACCAGAGTAACAATAAGTAAGAGACAAACGGGATTCCCTGACTTGAGGAATAACTGGAGAAGAGGTTTATGCAAATTTTGTGCAAATATTAGCAAAGTAGCAGTTTTGTTTGAGGGCCACATGTGAAGCTCTGCTTGAGGGTGGCAACAATGTCCCAGGGTAGAGCTTTTGGTGCTGAAAAAAACACATGCTCTCCACTGTCTCTCACTCTGACCCTTCCTCCACACATCTCTATTCAGGGTGAGAAAATTCATGAAGACATCTTTGACATCATAGACCGAGAAGCAGATGGCAGTGACAGCCTAGAGGTGAGGTTCTTCcctactgaaggaaaaaaaaaaaaaaaaagctggcgAGCACTGGAGAATGGTCAGGAGGTGGCCTGAACAGGTAGTCTGATGGGGCAATTAAATTCAAAACCCATCTATTGAGCATCAAATGTGGAATACTGAGATAAATAAGGTGGAGGCTATAATCTGGCTGCCACCAGCCCCTTAAGCATGTGTCATtcaccttctcttctgggctgtGAACCTAGGTGGACACACAGGGGGCCTTGAGACAAGGGTATGTTGGGAGTGGGGAATGAGACAAGCCTGAAgcctctccacccctccccatgCAGGGCTTTGTGCTATGTCACTCCATCGCCGGGGGGACGGGTTCAGGCCTGGGCTCCTACCTCCTGGAGCACCTGAATGACAGGTGAGCCCGTGTTTGGGGAGAAGGCAGTAGCCCTGGTTCCCTGGCTGGTGTCCTTCCTTTTTCTCACCTTTTCTCTTGAACTGGAAGGCCTGCCACTACCCTTCTGAATCATAGGGACAGAGCCTGGCTACCCAGGCAACATCTTGGAAGCAATAACTGAGGGGATGGCAGGATTGATGCTTGAGGCTTATCTTTTCTGGCTCCTGGGCTCGGAAAATTCAGTTCTACCCTTACCCTTGAGTACAAGAATTTGGTGGTGCTTGGATAGGAATGGCCTCTGTAGTCcctagagaagaaagagataggCAGTGATGGGAGCCTTCTAATTCACTGTgccaccctcccctccaccctTTTCCTTACCTTCAGGTACCCCAAGAAACTGGTGCAGACATACTCGGTGTTTCCCAACCAGGACGAGATGAGCGACGTGGTGGTACAGCCCTACAACTCGCTGCTCACACTCAAGAGGCTGACCCAGAACGCTGACTGTGTGGTGAGCACAGAAGGGAGCTGGCGCTTTGGTTGGCCTCTCCAAACCAGTGGGGCACATACATTCTGCCCTGCCCAAGCCCCTTTCCAGAGAACAGAGGACCAACAAAACCACTCCTCATGGGCTGAATTCTGAACTCGTGGGGTGAATTCTGAAATCGATGTCCAACCCTCAAGTTGCTCACAGTCCCCTTAGGCAGCAAGACTCGCAACAAAGCAAATATCCCACTCAGCTATCTCCACTTTGCCTACTTAATGCCTATTCACGCTTGGACTCTCAGCTCAAGGGTCACTTTCTCAGGGAAACCTTCTCTGACCAGCCAGTTAAGGTCAGATTCCTTTGTGTATATTTCAAGTTGTAGCTATAATTTCTGTTTTACATTtaatgtctgtctcctccactagactgAAGGTCTGGTGAGGGGAAAGACCATGCCTGCTTTGCTCTCCATTGTATCTCCAGGCCAGGCACAATGCATGGCACAGAGGGAGAAACTAAAATATTTGCTCACTGTACTGGACAGTAGAAAAGTGTCTCAGAGACCACTACATTCCTGGTTTTGGAGTttagagctcagcatctcagaatttagaaataaccactacaactcatgaatggatgtgaatTCTGttagagcttacaacctagggatatttacaataagccttcccttatatctttctctgccctctttctcctCTAAAGGTACTGTGACCCTCTTCTGTCCCCCCAGGTGGTGTTGGACAACACGGCCCTGAACCGGATCGCCACGGACCGCCTGCACATACAGAACCCGTCCTTTTCCCAGATCAACCAGCTGGTGTGCCCCTACCCCTGGACCCCTCTGCACCAGGGCCATCCCTGCTGGAGGACTGTTTTGGGAAGGGAGGCCCTGCCCAGACTGAGACCTGTGACATGCCACCTCTGTCCCCAGGTG encodes the following:
- the LOC119514069 gene encoding tubulin gamma-2 chain — protein: MPREIITLQLGQCGNQIGFEFWKQLCAEHGISPEGIVEEFATEGTDRKDVFFYQADDEHYIPRAVLLDLEPRVIHSILNSPYAKLYNPENIYLSEHGGGAGNNWASGFSQGEKIHEDIFDIIDREADGSDSLEGFVLCHSIAGGTGSGLGSYLLEHLNDRYPKKLVQTYSVFPNQDEMSDVVVQPYNSLLTLKRLTQNADCVVVLDNTALNRIATDRLHIQNPSFSQINQLVSTIMSASTTTLRYPGYMNNDLIGLIASLIPTPRLHFLMTGYTPLTTDQSVASVRKTTVLDVMRRLLQPKNVMVSTGRDRQTNHCYIAILNIIQGEVDPTQVHKSLQRIRERKLANFIPWGPASIQVALSRKSPYLPSAHRVSGLMMANHTSISSLFESSCQQYDKLRKREAFLEQFRKEDIFKENFNELDRSREVVQELIDEYHAATRPDYISWGTQEQ